A genomic segment from Thermodesulfobacteriota bacterium encodes:
- a CDS encoding CoA-binding protein, with protein MTPTIEQHRLYPLTCPRSIAFFGASNNYSSMGTIILRALLDFGYAGEVFPVHPKETTVQDLKAYARVEDIPAVPDLAVVVLPTRIVCETMAVCGEKGIRNAIIVSGGFKETGPEGAGREKELIRIADQYGIRIIGPNCLGVTNTHHRLNTTPHRYHGQAGFVGLASQSGSFVTQMFTYLDNLGLGFSTAFSIGNEANTDLVDCLEYLGACPHTRVIALYVEAIRRGREFVETARRIVPHKPIVALYVGGSETGRKAALSHTGSMSGPDDLYDGIFRQSGVVRAASLAELFDFCMAFGQLPEPAGDNVFVQTHSGGPGAVAADACGRAGLMLPEPSESTKARIAELVPATGSIRNPIDVTFTKDIVQFFSSLPQALLDDPQCHLLLLYYYLPADMIKRALVRMGVPRQDLDAKIEEIAKMMCDNIRQMIDSRKKPIVCFSYQERGETAMKMLAQAGIPFYQGPERAIRSIRAMIDYRNYKRKLAAQVAGIR; from the coding sequence ATGACGCCGACCATCGAACAACACCGCCTCTACCCCCTGACCTGCCCCCGGAGCATCGCCTTTTTCGGGGCGTCCAACAATTATTCTTCCATGGGCACCATCATTCTCCGGGCTTTGCTGGATTTTGGCTACGCCGGAGAGGTTTTCCCGGTTCACCCGAAGGAAACGACGGTTCAGGACCTGAAAGCCTACGCGCGGGTGGAAGACATCCCGGCGGTGCCGGATCTGGCGGTGGTGGTTCTGCCTACCCGGATCGTCTGTGAAACCATGGCCGTCTGCGGGGAAAAGGGCATCCGCAACGCCATTATCGTGTCCGGCGGCTTCAAGGAGACCGGGCCCGAGGGGGCCGGGCGGGAAAAGGAACTGATCCGGATCGCGGATCAATACGGCATCCGGATTATCGGCCCCAACTGCCTGGGCGTCACCAATACCCATCACCGGCTGAATACCACGCCTCACCGGTATCACGGCCAGGCCGGATTCGTGGGCCTGGCTTCCCAGAGCGGCAGCTTCGTGACCCAGATGTTTACCTACCTGGACAACCTGGGCCTGGGCTTCAGCACGGCCTTCAGCATCGGCAACGAAGCCAACACCGATCTGGTCGACTGTCTGGAATATCTCGGCGCCTGCCCGCATACCCGGGTCATCGCCCTTTATGTCGAAGCCATCCGCCGGGGCCGGGAATTCGTGGAGACGGCCCGCCGGATCGTGCCGCATAAACCCATCGTGGCCCTGTACGTCGGCGGATCGGAAACCGGCCGCAAGGCGGCGCTTTCCCATACCGGTTCCATGTCCGGACCGGACGACCTGTACGACGGCATCTTCCGCCAGAGCGGGGTGGTGCGCGCGGCCTCCCTGGCGGAGTTGTTTGATTTTTGCATGGCTTTCGGGCAGCTGCCGGAACCCGCCGGCGACAACGTGTTCGTCCAGACCCATTCCGGCGGTCCCGGCGCCGTGGCCGCAGATGCCTGCGGCCGGGCGGGGCTGATGCTGCCGGAACCGTCCGAGTCCACCAAAGCCAGGATCGCCGAACTGGTGCCGGCCACGGGCAGCATCAGAAATCCCATCGACGTAACCTTTACCAAGGATATCGTGCAGTTTTTTTCGTCCCTGCCCCAGGCGCTGCTGGATGATCCCCAATGTCATCTTCTTTTGCTCTATTACTATCTGCCGGCGGACATGATCAAAAGGGCCCTGGTCCGGATGGGCGTGCCCCGGCAGGACCTGGACGCGAAAATCGAAGAGATCGCGAAGATGATGTGTGACAATATCCGGCAGATGATCGACTCCCGGAAAAAGCCGATCGTCTGCTTTTCCTACCAGGAGCGCGGCGAGACCGCCATGAAAATGCTGGCGCAGGCCGGTATCCCCTTTTATCAGGGACCGGAGCGGGCCATCCGCTCCATCCGCGCCATGATCGATTACCGCAACTATAAACGGAAGCTGGCCGCCCAGGTTGCCGGAATCCGATGA
- a CDS encoding Hpt domain-containing protein, producing MDIKKLSDVHGLTVEEFSGILKVFIETAGIDIQKIRTAVGKGDAFAAGEAAHSLKGAAGNLGFMEMSELARAAEIQAGKNELGNIVSALPALISHLEEIKTQLQEGG from the coding sequence ATGGATATAAAAAAACTTTCAGATGTCCACGGATTAACGGTGGAAGAATTTTCGGGGATTCTGAAGGTCTTTATCGAGACGGCCGGAATCGATATTCAAAAAATCCGGACAGCGGTGGGAAAGGGAGACGCTTTTGCCGCCGGTGAAGCGGCCCACTCCTTAAAGGGGGCCGCCGGCAACCTGGGATTCATGGAGATGTCGGAACTGGCCCGGGCCGCGGAAATACAAGCCGGAAAAAACGAACTGGGGAACATCGTTTCGGCGCTTCCGGCTTTGATCAGTCATTTGGAAGAGATTAAAACCCAGTTGCAGGAAGGCGGTTAA